The DNA sequence GAGGCGGTAGAAAAACCGTATTTTTGGTCCGTCAAAGCTCGTGACCTCGATAAACGGTTGGCCCGCCGGTGCGTGAACGGGGAGAGGTTTCATCCGGCCATGAGCGCATTGTGGTTCTTTGACCCGGGCGTGCGCCGTCCCTGCCCGCCGCGCTGGTATGCCCAAAGATTGGCTGGCCGCTACAAATCCCACTGCTTCTACATGCCGCGTCCAAGGGATTGTCCCAGAGTCTTTTAATGGAAGTTCGTCATATAATGGAGATTCATCACAGTGGCCCGGGTCGTCCGGGCTGTTTCATTTTGCGGCAGCCGCCAGCACCCAGTCCACTGCTACCCATTTATGTGCGGACAATCAACCAAACGCCCTCGCAGCCAATACAGTAGTCAGTGAATTCACTTTGCGGGAGGAGTGCACGGCATGCGCTGTGTCACCGCCGTTGGAGGTAATATTCCAGAATGATCCAGTTTATCAAATTCGTCACCCTAGATGACAACGGAGATGAAGTGTGCATCCCTTACGGCTATCCGGTGCGGGGCAACAAAATCGGCCAATCGCCAAACGAAATCTCCCCGCAAACGGCGAAAGAATTTATCGCCAACCACCACCCTGAATATTTAAAGCAACCGCGGCTGATCGGGGTCGACATCAACGGCAAATGGTTCACGGCGGAAGAGATCAAAAAAAATACCACCTGAACCGATCAGGTGGTACATGGTTTCGTTAAAACGCCGGAACAACAGCACCTTGATACTTGTCTTCCATAAACTTCTTGACTTCCGGAGTATTCAACGCTTTCGCCAGCTTCTGGATGGCATCCGA is a window from the Effusibacillus pohliae DSM 22757 genome containing:
- a CDS encoding cell wall hydrolase; the protein is MAVIRATSAHIALLGRLMRAEAEGEGKLAMLLVGNVGVNRVKSNCLDFKRIRTIPQMVFQRPGGFEAVEKPYFWSVKARDLDKRLARRCVNGERFHPAMSALWFFDPGVRRPCPPRWYAQRLAGRYKSHCFYMPRPRDCPRVF